In a single window of the Diospyros lotus cultivar Yz01 chromosome 10, ASM1463336v1, whole genome shotgun sequence genome:
- the LOC127812025 gene encoding uncharacterized protein LOC127812025, with amino-acid sequence MIDRYWIGFFVVLSHLVGVLDASAGDADPLYRACVEQCERTGCAKEKCFPHCKFSSHATSADHAWYIQEPLYMRWKQWDCQSDCRYYCMLDRERERAALGHGPVKYHGKWPFMRVYGIQEPVSVALSAFNLGIHFHGWLSFFILLYYRLPLKSDKKPYYDYTSLWHIYGLFAMNSWFWSAVFHTRDVDVTEKLDYSSAVALLGYSLILAIIRSFSVRDEAARVMVAAPLVAFTTTHILYLNNYKLDYGWNMKVCVVMAVAQLLIWAIWAGVTRHPSRWKLWVVVVGGGFAMLLEIYDFPPYKGFVDAHALWHATTIPLTYLWWSFIKDDAEFRTSSLLKKAK; translated from the exons ATGATAGATCGTTATTGGATTGGTTTCTTTGTGGTCCTTTCACATCTTGTGGGAGTATTGGATGCCAGTGCTGGTGATGCTGATCCACTTTATAG GGCTTGTGTAGAACAATGTGAGAGGACTGGATGTGCCAAGGAAAAATGCTTTCCCCACTGCAAATTCTCTTCTCATGCTACCTCTGCTGATCATGCTTGGTATATACAAGAACCTCTTTACATGAGGTGGAAACAATGGGATTGCCAAAGTGATTGCCGTTACTATTGTATGCtggacagagagagagaaagggcaGCTCTTGGTCATGGGCCAGTTAAATATCATGGTAAATGGCCCTTCATGCGTGTATATGGGATTCAG GAGCCTGTTTCTGTTGCACTGTCAGCATTCAACCTTGGCATTCATTTCCATGGTTGGCTATCCTTTTTCATCCTTCTGTATTACAGACTACCTCTAAAATCAGATAAGAAGCCATACTATGATTATACCAGCTTGTGGCATATCTATGGCCTGTTTGCAATGAACTCGTGGTTCTGGAGTGCTGTTTTTCATACTCG AGATGTAGATGTGACAGAAAAGCTGGACTATTCGTCTGCTGTGGCTTTACTTGGCTACTCACTCATATTGGCTATTATAAGAAGTTTCAGCGTAAGGGATGAGGCTGCCAGAGTCATGGTTGCTGCTCCACTGGTTGCTTTTACAACCACGCATATATTGTACCTCAACAACTATAAACTGGACTACG GGTGGAACATGAAAGTGTGTGTGGTGATGGCTGTTGCCCAGCTCCTCATTTGGGCGATCTGGGCTGGTGTTACTCGCCATCCTTCTAGATGGAAGTTGTGGGTCGTGGTCGTGGGAGGCGGCTTTGCTATGCTCCTAGAGATATACGATTTTCCCCCATACAAAGGTTTCGTGGATGCTCACGCTCTTTGGCATGCCACTACCATCCCCCTCACCTACCTCTGGTGGAGCTTCATCAAAGACGATGCTGAGTTCCGAACATCTAGCCTTCTCAAGAAGGCAAAGTAG
- the LOC127811783 gene encoding elongation factor 2-like produces MVKFTADELRKIMDLKHNIRNMSVIAHVDHGKSTLTDSLVAAAGIIAQEVAGDVRMTDTRQDEAERGITIKSTGISLYYEMSDDSLKSYKGERQGNDYLINLIDSPGHVDFSSEVTAALRITDGALVVVDCVEGVCVQTETVLRQALGERIRPVLTVNKMDRCFLELQVDGEEAYQTFQRVIENANVIMATYEDPLLGDVQVYPEKGTVAFSAGLHGWAFTLTNFAKMYASKFGVDESKMMERLWGENFFDPSTKKWTTKNTGSPTCKRGFVQFCYEPIKQIISTCMNDQKDKLWPMLQKLGVTMKADEKDLMGKPLMKRVMQSWLPASSALLEMMIFHLPSPAKAQKYRVENLYEGPLDDQYANAIRNCDPDGPLMLYVSKMIPASDKGRFFAFGRVFSGRVATGLKVRIMGPNYVPGEKKDLYVKSVQRTVIWMGKRQETVEDVPCGNTVAMVGLDQFITKNATLTNEKEVDAHPIRAMKFSVSPVVRVAVQCKVASDLPKLVEGLKRLAKSDPMVVCTIEESGEHIISGAGELHLEICLKDLVDDFMGGAEIIKSDPVVSFRETVLEKSCRIVMSKSPNKHNRLYMEARPMEEGLAEAIDEGRIGPRDDPKARSKILSEEFGWDKDLAKKIWCFGPETTGPNMVVDMCKGVQYLNEIKDSVVAGFQWASKEGALAEENMRGICFEVCDVVLHADAIHRGGGQIIPTARRVIYASQLTAKPRLLEPVYLVEIQAPEQALGGIYSVLNQKRGHVFEEMQRPGTPLYNIKAYLPVVESFGFSGTLRAATSGQAFPQSVFDHWDMMSSDPMEPGSQAATLVSDIRKRKGLKEQMTPLSEFEDKL; encoded by the exons ATG GTGAAGTTCACAGCTGATGAGCTTCGGAAAATTATGGACTTGAAGCATAATATCCGTAACATGTCTGTTATTGCACATGTTGATCACG GAAAGTCCACCCTCACTGATTCCCTTGTGGCGGCTGCTGGTATTATTGCCCAAGAAGTTGCTGGTGATGTCCGAATGACAGATACCCGCCAGGATGAAGCTGAGCGAGGTATCACCATCAAGTCCACTGGTATCTCCCTTTACTATGAAATGTCTGATGATTCATTGAAGAGCTACAAGGGAGAGAGGCAAGGGAATGACTACCTTATCAACCTCATTGATTCCCCTGGGCATGTTGACTTCTCATCTGAGGTCACGGCTGCCCTTCGTATTACTGATGGTGCACTTGTGGTAGTAGATTGTGTTGAGGGCGTGTGTGTACAAACAGAAACTGTCCTTCGACAGGCTTTGGGTGAAAGGATCCGACCTGTCTTGACTGTTAACAAGATGGATAGGTGTTTCCTTGAGCTCCAGGTTGATGGGGAGGAGGCTTACCAGACATTTCAGAGAGTTATTGAGAACGCAAATGTTATTATGGCCACATATGAGGATCCTCTCCTTGGTGATGTTCAGGTGTACCCTGAGAAAGGAACAGTTGCTTTCTCAGCTGGGTTGCATGGCTGGGCTTTCACTCTAACCAATTTTGCTAAGATGTATGcctccaaatttggtgttgatgAGTCTAAGATGATGGAACGCCTCTGGGGTGAAAACTTCTTTGACCCTAGCACCAAAAAGTGGACCACCAAGAATACTGGCTCTCCTACATGCAAACGAGGGTTTGTTCAGTTTTGCTATGAACCCATCAAACAGATAATCAGCACTTGCATGAATGATCAGAAAGATAAGTTATGGCCCATGTTGCAAAAGCTTGGTGTCACCATGAAGGCCGATGAGAAGGATTTGATGGGGAAACCCTTGATGAAACGTGTCATGCAATCCTGGCTTCCAGCTAGCAGTGCCCTCTTGGAAATGATGATATTTCATCTCCCTTCTCCTGCTAAGGCTCAAAAGTACCGTGTTGAAAACCTCTACGAGGGGCCCCTTGATGATCAATATGCCAATGCTATAAGAAACTGTGATCCCGATGGCCCCCTTATGCTCTATGTGTCCAAGATGATTCCCGCTTCTGACAAGGGAAGGTTCTTTGCCTTTGGTCGTGTGTTTTCTGGTAGAGTTGCAACTGGTTTAAAGGTTAGAATCATGGGTCCCAACTATGTTCCTGGTGAGAAAAAAGACCTGTATGTTAAGAGTGTACAGAGAACCGTCATTTGGATGGGAAAGAGGCAGGAAACCGTGGAGGATGTACCATGTGGGAATACTGTTGCTATGGTTGGTTTGGACCAATTTATCACCAAAAATGCTACCTTAACAAATGAGAAGGAAGTTGATGCTCACCCAATCCGGGCAATGAAGTTTTCTGTCTCACCAGTCGTTCGTGTGGCTGTGCAGTGCAAGGTTGCCTCAGACCTTCCCAAGCTGGTTGAGGGCCTGAAACGTCTTGCAAAATCTGATCCTATGGTGGTCTGTACCATTGAAGAGTCTGGAGAGCACATCATTTCAGGTGCTGGAGAGCTACACCTTGAGATCTGTTTGAAGGATTTAGTAGATGATTTCATGGGCGGTGCTGAAATTATAAAGTCGGATCCTGTGGTGTCCTTCCGTGAGACGGTCCTTGAGAAGTCATGCAGGATTGTTATGAGCAAGTCACCTAACAAGCATAACCGTCTATATATGGAAGCTAGACCAATGGAGGAGGGTCTTGCTGAGGCCATTGACGAAGGACGGATTGGCCCAAGGGATGATCCCAAGGCTAGATCCAAAATTTTGTCTGAGGAGTTTGGTTGGGATAAAGATCTAGCGAAGAAAATCTGGTGTTTTGGCCCTGAAACCACTGGCCCAAACATGGTGGTTGATATGTGTAAGGGAGTTCAGTACCTCAATGAAATCAAGGATTCAGTTGTTGCTGGGTTCCAATGGGCATCAAAGGAAGGGGCACTGGCAGAAGAGAACATGAGGGGTATTTGCTTTGAGGTTTGTGATGTGGTGTTGCATGCCGATGCTATTCACAGAGGAGGCGGCCAGATCATCCCAACTGCTAGGAGGGTTATTTATGCTTCTCAGCTGACTGCGAAGCCTCGTCTACTGGAACCTGTATACTTGGTGGAAATCCAAGCACCGGAGCAAGCCCTTGGAGGAATCTACAGCGTTCTGAATCAGAAACGAGGTCACGTGTTTGAGGAAATGCAGAGGCCGGGTACCCCCCTCTACAACATCAAGGCTTACCTTCCTGTCGTCGAGTCATTTGGATTCTCGGGCACTTTGAGGGCAGCAACTTCAGGACAGGCTTTCCCGCAGAGTGTATTCGATCATTGGGATATGATGTCATCTGACCCAATGGAGCCTGGTTCACAGGCAGCGACCCTTGTTTCAGATATCCGCAAAAGGAAGGGTTTGAAGGAGCAGATGACACCGCTTTCTGAGTTCGAGGACAAGCTGTAA